Part of the Shewanella eurypsychrophilus genome is shown below.
ACTTAGCCTCTTGATTAGGCCATTGATAACTTCGATTCCAATCTGTTCGCCAGTTCTGAGGGTCGGCTAAACTGCCTCGAACATAGCGATTCAAGATAGAGGGATGAGGGGCTTGTGTTTGATCATAAATCTTCTTTTCGACTTCATCAAAAAGAGCTTGCTCTGTCAGCAGATAATCTGCAAATGAGTCTATACCTGACGAGTGCCTAAACTCAGACGTTAACTCTGTGGTATGCCAAATATCAAGGTCCGGCCTAGCATTTAGAAGCCACACACCAGTCACTAATAAAGCAACCAGAACGCCTAACGAAGCGTAGAACAATGCCATTATCAGATGTTTTGTAGAGCCTATAACAATGGTTTTCATTTCTGTCCGGCAGCCTCAGTAAAAGTCAAAATCGAAAGATAAATAGGCCTAGACGAATGGCAGCACAATGTGGCTTTCAAAAAACTTTTCATTTAATTACGTTAACTTACATGGTTTAACGGGGTAAGATCCAGCAATACTCATTCTATAGATACTTGCAGAGCGTTTTAATGACCAAACGAGTCCATACCGTCCTGATGGGTAATGAAAATGCTAAAACCTGCTTCTATTTACCAAACCCACCGATTTTACCTAAAGGCTGGGTGCATACTGATAAAAACGCAGTGGACGCTGTCATAACCCTTAACGGTAATCACTGGCGAAAAATTTTTACCATAATGGCAAAGCTAGTAACACTAGCTGACGATTGGAAAAGCTATCGAGATCAGCAATTACTGAAATCAGACGAACAAATATTGATAGGTTCTGAACGTCT
Proteins encoded:
- a CDS encoding DUF6942 family protein; its protein translation is MTKRVHTVLMGNENAKTCFYLPNPPILPKGWVHTDKNAVDAVITLNGNHWRKIFTIMAKLVTLADDWKSYRDQQLLKSDEQILIGSERLSVTAKQHIIVGAVSASKLSISVDDPSFVALEESGKIYLNHLDTFITPYLDYRQFPNALIEHMKPHLNSD